The DNA segment CTCTGGCTCTCACTCCCACTCCCCTGTCCTGGCATCCTGCCGCACCAGACCCTGTGTACCTGAGCAGCTGGGCCAGCCAGCCCAGGGCAGGCCGGCGACGGTACTTGTCATCGTCGTAATCCCCGTGGAGGCCTGGTACCCGGGCATCATCCCGCGTGTCATACACCTTCCTCGGGGCCGAGGCTGCAGGGGCAGAGCCACCGGCATCCACAGGCTCAGGAAAACTGGCCCAcagcggggtggggaggggagggcaggagacCCCGCCCTTCTCAGCCGGAGTATCTCGGAATTGTTGGAAGGTAACGTCTCTGACGGGAGTGAGGAAGGGTCCCTGCGAGTGGGTGTCTGGACCAGAGTGCCCGCCATACAGACCACCCCAGTCCCGTCCTATCCTTCTCTGGCCTGGCCCATCCCCTGGCTCACCGTGAGTCAGCGGCTCAGAACCGCCCATGTGGATCACCGTGTGCTGCTCAGGCCGGCTCGGGGAAGCGGGCGGCCGGGGGACTGGGCTGTAGAAGGCTGGGGCAGCAGAAGCACTGGCTGTCTCCTCTTGTGTGGGGCTACTGCTGGCTGCGGGCAGGAACAGAGCTGTCAGCAGAGCAGGGAGGCAAGGCCCCAACGGCAGGTGGAGACCAGCGCTTACCATCAAAGCTGGACCAGTCAGAGAACTCAGAAGTGTTGAGGGGCTCGGGCTCTGGGCTCGCCACCTCGTCAATCTGGAGGAAAGAACCAATGATGTCACCAGCCCGCCCGGTGCTGTCCCCACCCACTCATCTGGCCCAGGTGGGACCCAGGGCAGATGGGCTCTCACCAGAGGAAGGCCTAGTCCTGCCCGGGCCCAGTTGACCGTGGCCAGCTTCTCTCTCAGTGCGGAGGCCACCGGGCCAGCCAGGTTGGCTGGAGGGAAGATGGGGCCACTGCAGCTGGGGCACTGGTAGCCAGCAGGCGCTGTGTTTCGGGGTAGCTGGGCGGCACGTTCATTGAGGCAGGCCCAGTGGAAGAGATCTTAGGGCCCGTCAAGAGGTGGAGGAGAGGCATGAAGAGGAAGACACTCAGGACCCCTTGGCCAACAGAGCCCCCAGCCCACTATGAGATATACGCACGCAAGCGTAAGCCCAGCCCTTCTTCCCATCCCCATCCCAGGTCCACTTCCTCAGCACTGCCTACAACCTTGGCCATCGTGGCCACCACTATCTAAGTCATGGCAGATCCAAGCTCCCCAGCCCACTAGGAGGTGAGGGTGGGTGGGAAGAAGACGCCACCTACCATTTCTGAGAGTCCTCTCTGGACCTGCACTTATCACAAGCTCCCTGGGCTAACAGCTCATCATGAACAGTTTCGGAAAAGGTtcccagacacagacacagacatatgtatgtgtgtacacaacCATGGGCACAAATATACACAAGCACAACTGCCAGCCCCTGTATCCACACTTACGGGGAAACTAACTCTCACGTATACACATCTATACTCTCATGTTTGCTAACACTTGAGCACTCTCACTTGTGCATACTCCTGCAACCCTACAACACACCTGTGCTTGTGTGTTTGCATGCAGTTACCCATTCACTCACCCACAGTACCAACACACTAACACCTAGGCAAAGACACGATGCCCATTAAACTTATGCACATGTAAACACACACTCACAGTGAAAAACACATATATGGAGTTCACTCTTTTACACTAGTTTCCTTCAAAAAGggcagctgaggagttcccgtcgtggtgcagtggttaacgaatccaactaggaactatgaggttgtgggttcggtccctggccttgctcagtgggttaacgatccggcgttgccgtgagctgtggtgtaggttgcagacgcggctcggatcctgcgttgctgtggctctggcataggctggtggctacagctccgattggacccctagcctgggaacctccatatgctgtgggagcagcccaagaaatagcaaaaagacagaaaaaaaacaaaaaacaaaaaaaaggggcaGCTGAGGCTCTTACACCATTCAGGTCAAGGTCAGGACTCATGCCTCTGCTGACTTCTTTTAGCTGACGTTACTGCAGGAAACTCAGTTCCTCTCTGTTTCATCTTAGAATCAGAAATGGCTCCCGAATGTCTGAAAGCCCCATGCTTTCAGCTCGCTTCTGGTACGGCTAGCTACTGCTCGCAGCCACAACTGCACCCACGAGTTTGGCTGGCTCTCACTCAACCCTCGACATTGGCAGGGAAGAAATTAGGAGCTTTaatttctagggacacacactAAAGCCCAGAAAGGGAAAAGTGACTTGCCTGAGCTCAAAGCAAGTAACCTAGCTGGACCGGAATCTGGGGCTCCAGCCTCCCAGGCCTGAGTGTCTCACTGTGCTGTTGCTTAGGGAGGGCCTGTTAACTAGTCATGCTGGGCCTGTCCTGATCCCCCCAAGTTGCCCAGGCCTCACCATAACAGATGAGGCGGGTCGTCTCCCGGGTGGCCAGGGGTACGTTGCACAGGCGGCAATTGGGGTTGTAGTCGCTATCTTGGAGCCACTGCAGATAGGACTGGACGATGCACTGGAGTGGGAGAGAGATCACAACTGGAGCAAGGGCTCCACAGCCCATCTCCCCAAGGCCCAGAtgcctctttttctctcatcACAGAAGAGCCCCATCCTTTTATTTGACCAATCGAAAGACATATATTG comes from the Phacochoerus africanus isolate WHEZ1 chromosome 4, ROS_Pafr_v1, whole genome shotgun sequence genome and includes:
- the ZFPL1 gene encoding zinc finger protein-like 1 → MGLCKCPKRKVTNLFCFEHRVNVCEHCLVANHAKCIVQSYLQWLQDSDYNPNCRLCNVPLATRETTRLICYDLFHWACLNERAAQLPRNTAPAGYQCPSCSGPIFPPANLAGPVASALREKLATVNWARAGLGLPLIDEVASPEPEPLNTSEFSDWSSFDASSSPTQEETASASAAPAFYSPVPRPPASPSRPEQHTVIHMGGSEPLTHASAPRKVYDTRDDARVPGLHGDYDDDKYRRRPALGWLAQLLRSRAGSRKRPLTLLQRAGLLLLLGLLGFLALLALMSRLGRAAADSDPNLDPLMNPHIRVGPS